A window of Kangiella sp. TOML190 genomic DNA:
TAGCACCAGTCATGTTATTGCCTTGACCGTTTTCGCCACGCTCTGCTTCGTAAAAGCGAATAAAGCGGTAATCCACTAGCGTATTAAGCTCTGGATCGGCCACCACAATCACACTACCGCCATCACCGCCATCACCACCGTTCGGCCCGCCGCGCTGCACGTATTTTTCACGACGAAAGCTCACAATGCCGTTACCGCCATCACCCGCTTTTACTTTTATGGAAACTTCATCGACGAATTTCATAATGTTATTGTGCCATATTTTTTACGTTTAGAAACAAAAAGCCCCGACAAATGCCGAGGCTTTCTATATTGCTTTTTTAAATTCGATTAAGCGTCGATAGAAACAAACTTACGGTTGTTTTTACCCTTAACTTCGAATTTAACTTTGCCGTCAGCTTTGGCAAACAAAGTATGGTCACGACCGATACCAACATTTGCACCTGCGTGGAAACGAGTACCACGTTGACGAACAATAATAGAGCCTGCAGTTACTTCTTCACCGCCGTAGCGCTTAACACCAAGGCGTTTACTTTCGGAATCGCGTCCGTTTTTGGTACTACCACCAGCTTTCTTATGAGCCATCTTATAGTCTCCTCTTAGCCTTTAGCTAATTCTTTTGCTTGCTCGATCCAGCCTTCACGCTCGATACGGCCTTTAAAACTTAATTTCTCGTCGAACTCAGTAACGTCAGCTTCAGTCCAAGCTGCGATTTGAGCGAAAGAGGTTACGCCTGCTTCGTGCAATTTTTTAGCAAGAACAGGACCGACACCTGAAAGCTTAGTTAAGTCATCGCCTTCAGTCTTAGCTGCGGCTTTTTTAGGAGCGGCTTTCTTAGCTGGAGCTTTTTTCTTAGCACCACCAACCACAATGTCGTTGATCTTAACTTCAGTGAACCATTGACGATGGCCCATTTGCTTCATGTGGTGCTTACGACGCTTGAACTTAAGAATTTTAACTTTCTTAGCGCGACCGTGGTTTACCACTTCAGCAGAAACAGAAGCACCGTCCACTAATGGCTGACCTAAAGTCACATTATCGCCATCAGCAACCATCAATACTTCTTCGAAATCGATGTTTGAACCAGTTTCCGCTTCGATCTTCTCAAGGCGTACTACTTGGCCAGCTTTAACGCGGTGTTGCTTACCACCACTTTTAATTACTGCGTACATATTTATTCTCCAGTTAACGACCTTTCTGTATATCTCAACAGAATGGTTAATATGCATCATTTCTGTCTGATCTAGGCTCGAAAGCACGAGATAGACCGTTTGAGGGCGCGAATTTTAAGGGAAATCGGCATTTGAGGCAAGCATTATCGAGCAAAAAACCTATAAAACAACAATAAAATAAGGATTTTTTGTATTTTTAGCTAAAAAGCCCCCGTTATTGGTCTGATCAGCATAAAAATCGATTAAAATAAGTACCTTTCAGGCAATTAGCACTTGACCGAAACCGCCAGTCTCACTAGGATTGCGAGGCATTTTAATGATAATTAACCGTTCTTGTAAATAGGCCATGCAAACAGCGATGCTAGCA
This region includes:
- the rpmA gene encoding 50S ribosomal protein L27; translation: MAHKKAGGSTKNGRDSESKRLGVKRYGGEEVTAGSIIVRQRGTRFHAGANVGIGRDHTLFAKADGKVKFEVKGKNNRKFVSIDA
- the rplU gene encoding 50S ribosomal protein L21; its protein translation is MYAVIKSGGKQHRVKAGQVVRLEKIEAETGSNIDFEEVLMVADGDNVTLGQPLVDGASVSAEVVNHGRAKKVKILKFKRRKHHMKQMGHRQWFTEVKINDIVVGGAKKKAPAKKAAPKKAAAKTEGDDLTKLSGVGPVLAKKLHEAGVTSFAQIAAWTEADVTEFDEKLSFKGRIEREGWIEQAKELAKG